The following are from one region of the Hippocampus zosterae strain Florida chromosome 9, ASM2543408v3, whole genome shotgun sequence genome:
- the lrrn2 gene encoding leucine-rich repeat neuronal protein 2 has translation MRPMLVLLRSQFLLCAVCVGVCILGALGSLPQAQPWHVPCPGRCVCHIKPWFSPDSVYHEAPTVDCNDLLLTGLPWPLPLGTHTLHLQGNGLSEMDAAVLHGLPNLTDLDLSQNHFSQVKAITQNLSLPSLLSLHLEENHLSHLPEDSFFSLLALQELFLSHNNLCSIAPGAFTGLSSLLRLHINNNRLATINPMWFGPLQNLEVLMLGGNPVETLPEQGFLALKSLRSLILGGMGLRGLADNALDGLEGLESLSFYDNLLIKVPSRALRRMKGLKFLDLNKNRIKVINTGDVRDMVHLKELGLNNMEELISIERAALENLPELTKLEITNNPRLSFIHPQAFTQLGRLESLMLNSNCLSTLHHRTMSSLPRLQEVSLHSNPLRCDCLFHWAARDASHPRRDTPANKQRTSRVVRFIQPQATLCSEPPELKARRVRDVSTSEMSASCLPTIPIASLPSNVAVREGGKLLLHCRALADPQPQLYWVTPSGLKLGPASGNASEGTPATSVTAAEGIAESTASSDSPRWSQGDFATKRYWLLPEGTLEIRKVTQREAGLYTCIAENTLGADTRSVAVAVQRRQKTRRRATASDLKGPSVLRVETSLKVMESGEHYAILSWQNRRNYPSTRLSWQAVSSDAPAYSTRILAGTHSFNLTHLQAGTFYRVCLHLGTSEGSKHNSKRSKASRKPQCISFRTKQVAEPRASLQLSPELTSTAATLLMILVLILMLLAGQGWDSGKHPSALFQEIKSHKALVIMQNTHGSNKNQPKRSEKLLFHHDC, from the coding sequence ATGAGGCCAATGTTGGTGCTTCTCCGATCACAGTTTCTCCTCTGTGCGGTGTGTGTCGGCGTGTGCATACTCGGAGCGCTAGGCTCACTGCCTCAAGCTCAGCCATGGCACGTTCCCTGCCCAGGCCGGTGCGTGTGTCACATCAAGCCGTGGTTCTCACCAGACTCGGTTTACCACGAGGCGCCGACTGTGGACTGCAATGACCTGCTGCTGACTGGGCTCCCGTGGCCCCTGCCCTTAGGCACACACACCTTGCACCTGCAGGGAAACGGTCTGTCCGAAATGGACGCCGCCGTGCTGCACGGGCTCCCCAACCTTACTGACCTTGACCTTTCACAGAACCACTTCAGCCAGGTCAAGGCAATCACGCAAAACCTATCTCTGCCCTCTCTGCTGTCCCTACACCTGGAGGAAAACCATCTGAGCCACCTGCCAGAGGACTCCTTCTTCTCACTGCTGGCTTTACAGGAGCTCTTTCTCAGCCATAATAACCTGTGCTCTATTGCGCCTGGAGCCTTTACTGGCCTGAGCTCTCTCTTGCGTCTCCACATCAACAACAATAGACTCGCCACCATCAATCCGATGTGGTTTGGGCCTTTGCAGAACCTAGAAGTTCTAATGCTTGGAGGAAACCCAGTCGAAACCCTGCCTGAGCAGGGCTTCTTAGCCTTGAAATCCCTCCGCAGTCTCATTCTCGGCGGCATGGGCTTGAGAGGCTTAGCCGATAATGCTCTGGATGGGTTGGAGGGTCTGGAGAGTCTCTCCTTCTACGATAACCTACTGATCAAGGTTCCTTCTCGGGCTCTGCGCAGAATGAAAGGACTGAAGTTTCTGGACCTCAACAAGAACCGAATCAAAGTGATCAACACGGGAGACGTCCGAGATATGGTCCACCTAAAGGAGCTTGGCCTGAACAACATGGAGGAGCTGATATCCATTGAGAGAGCGGCGCTAGAGAACCTCCCCGAGCTCACCAAACTGGAGATCACCAACAACCCACGACTATCCTTCATTCACCCGCAGGCTTTCACGCAACTGGGCAGGCTCGAGAGTCTCATGCTCAACTCAAACTGTCTCAGCACTCTGCACCATCGCACCATGAGCTCCCTGCCCAGACTCCAAGAGGTCAGCCTGCACTCCAACCCACTCCGCTGTGACTGCCTGTTTCACTGGGCCGCACGGGATGCCTCCCACCCTCGCCGGGACACACCGGCCAACAAGCAGCGAACATCTCGGGTGGTGCGCTTCATTCAACCCCAGGCAACACTGTGCTCAGAACCCCCGGAACTGAAGGCCCGCAGGGTGAGAGACGTGTCCACCAGCGAGATGTCAGCCTCCTGCCTCCCAACAATCCCCATCGCCTCACTTCCCTCCAACGTGGCTGTCAGAGAAGGAGGGAAGCTTCTTTTGCACTGTCGAGCTCTCGCAGATCCGCAGCCACAACTTTATTGGGTAACTCCCTCTGGGTTGAAACTTGGACCTGCTTCGGGCAACGCGTCTGAGGGAACACCAGCCACTTCCGTCACAGCCGCTGAAGGAATCGCCGAGTCTACTGCTTCCAGCGACTCCCCCAGGTGGTCCCAAGGTGATTTCGCCACCAAACGCTACTGGCTCCTGCCTGAGGGAACTCTGGAAATCAGAAAGGTCACCCAGAGAGAGGCCGGCTTGTACACATGCATAGCTGAGAATACTCTGGGTGCCGATACACGCAGCGTAGCTGTGGCTGtgcaaagaagacagaagacaaGAAGGAGGGCGACGGCTTCTGACCTGAAGGGCCCTTCAGTGCTCAGAGTGGAGACAAGTTTAAAAGTGATGGAGTCTGGAGAACACTACGCTATATTGTCTTGGCAGAATAGGCGCAATTACCCCTCAACCCGTTTGTCCTGGCAAGCCGTGAGCTCAGACGCACCCGCGTATTCCACACGCATTCTTGCTGGCACGCACAGTTTCAACCTGACCCACCTGCAGGCAGGAACATTTTACAGAGTGTGTTTACATTTAGGGACCAGCGAGGGTAGCAAGCATAACAGCAAGAGGAGCAAAGCGAGCAGGAAACCCCAGTGCATCTCATTCAGAACCAAGCAAGTGGCGGAGCCTCGGGCCAGCCTGCAGCTCAGCCCGGAGCTTACGTCCACTGCGGCGACACTTCTGATGATCCTTGTGCTCATACTGATGCTGCTGGCCGGCCAAGGATGGGACAGTGGAAAGCACCCGAGTGCTCTTTTTCAGGAAATCAAAAGTCATAAGGCTCTGGTTattatgcagaacacacacgggaGCAACAAGAACCAGCCAAAGCGGAGTGAGAAACTTCTGTTCCATCACGACTGCTGA
- the slc6a14 gene encoding sodium- and chloride-dependent neutral and basic amino acid transporter B(0+) isoform X1 yields the protein MWKYGINPPKDEPILTDQDPPTVDAGDENPERGNWTNKTEYMLSLTGYAIGLGNIWRFSYLTYKHGGGAFVMAYFIILVLFGIPHYFLESAIGQFSSQGPVNVWRALPLLQGVGVGMSFASGLFSIYYNVIVSYGLFYLFASFQFPLPWAMCQSWSDEHCSDTPLVYCNTSGAFAANWTLENRTCAPSDKMRLGVQSPSEQYWDRVALQRSSSVEETGPIVWHLALCLLLCSTVTALVLIKGIKSSGKVMYFTSLFPYVALVILLIRGMTLEGARDGINFYIGAQTNLTKLMEAELWKDAAAQTTFSLGIATGGLVTLASYGKFHNNMFIDSVAICFVNYATSILAGCTIFSVLGYMSHSYQVPIGEVVKDGFGLAFIVYAEAVTKLPISSLWSILFFFMIFIVGLDTQFTNIEVVSTTIIDAFPKYKRSYISVGCSMITFLLGLPLVTKAGIYWLTLMDDFISTWPILILALMEIITFCYIYGLNRFIEDIEMMLGKKSFWFWLWWRACWFVISPCILLGILVWSLMSFEPPNYGGVELSAWAVALGWCLPALVLIWIPIIAVYKMSRAEGNLWKRLKSTCSPSEDWCPFLDIHRGERYSKERCQKKREQKAEDHEQMPMPVFSGL from the exons ATGTGGAAATACGGCATCAACCCTCCCAAAGACGAACCCATTCTAACTGATCAG GATCCTCCTACGGTTGATGCCGGTGATGAGAATCCAGAGCGCGGTAACTGGACCAACAAGACCGAGTACATGCTCTCTTTGACCGGTTACGCCATCGGTCTGGGAAATATATGGAGATTTTCATATTTAACCTACAAACACGGCGggg GTGCCTTTGTCATGGCCTATTTCATTATATTGGTTTTGTTCGGGATTCCTCATTACTTCCTGGAAAGCGCCATTGGTCAGTTCTCCAGTCAAGGCCCAGTCAACGTATGGAGAGCACTGCCCCTACTTCAGG GTGTCGGCGTTGGAATGAGCTTTGCAAGCGGCTTGTTCTCAATATACTACAACGTCATTGTGTCCTATGGTTTGTTCTACCTGTTCGCCTCCTTCCAGTTTCCGCTGCCGTGGGCCATGTGCCAAAGTTGGAGCGATGAACACTGCAGCGACACACCTTTAG TTTATTGCAATACAAGTGGTGCTTTCGCAGCCAACTGGACTCTGGAAAACAGAACTTGTGCTCCATCTGACAAGATGAGACTTGGCGTGCAGAGCCCCAGTGAGCAGTACTGGGA TCGAGTGGCTCTGCAAAGATCGAGTAGTGTTGAGGAGACAGGTCCAATCGTTTGGCACTTGGCTCTGTGTTTATTGCTGTGCTCCACCGTGACTGCTTTAGTCCTCATCAAAGGAATCAAGTCATCAGGAAAA GTTATGTATTTCACCTCCTTGTTCCCGTATGTGGCGCTTGTGATCCTGCTGATCAGAGGCATGACACTGGAAGGAGCCAGAGATGGAATAAATTTCTACATTGGTGCTCAAACTAACCTCACTAAATTAATGGAAGCAGAG TTGTGGAAGGACGCCGCAGCTCAGACTACGTTTTCGCTCGGGATTGCTACTGGCGGACTTGTGACTCTTGCTTCTTATGGCAAGTTCCACAACAACATGTTCATCGACTCAGTGGCCATTTGCTTCGTCAACTACG CGACAAGTATTTTAGCAGGCTGTACCATCTTTTCCGTTTTGGGTTACATGTCCCACAGCTACCAAGTTCCTATTGGAGAAGTGGTGAAAGATG GATTCGGCCTGGCATTCATTGTCTACGCAGAAGCTGTGACCAAGCTTCCCATTTCCAGTCTTTGGTCAATCCTCTTCTTTTTCATGATATTCATTGTTGGCCTTGACACTCAGTTCACAAATATTG AGGTGGTCTCCACCACCATCATTGATGCCTTCCCTAAATATAAACGGTCCTATATAAGTGTTGGCTGTTCCATGATCACCTTCTTATTAGGCCTGCCGTTAGTCACCAAG GCAGGAATATACTGGTTGACGCTAATGGATGACTTCATTTCCACCTGGCCAATTTTGATTTTGGCTCTGATGGAGATCATCACTTTCTGCTACATATATG gtTTGAACCGATTCATTGAGGACATTGAGATGATGCTCGGGAAAAAGAGTTTCTGGTTCTGGCTGTGGTGGAGAGCATGTTGGTTCGTTATCAGCCCATGCATCCTGTTG GGCATCCTGGTGTGGTCTCTGATGTCGTTTGAGCCCCCCAACTATGGAGGAGTAGAACTCTCAGCTTGGGCAGTGGCTTTGGGTTGGTGCCTCCCTGCTCTCGTACTCATATGGATTCCCATCATTGCTGTTTATAAGATGAGCAGAGCCGAAGGAAACCTTTGGAAG CGCCTGAAGTCAACGTGCTCCCCATCGGAAGACTGGTGCCCTTTCCTGGACATCCATCGAGGAGAGCGCTACTCAAAGGAGCGCtgccaaaagaaaagagaacaaaaagcaGAAGATCACGAACAAATGCCGATGCCAGTGTTCAGTGGTTTGTGA
- the slc6a14 gene encoding sodium- and chloride-dependent neutral and basic amino acid transporter B(0+) isoform X2 translates to MAYFIILVLFGIPHYFLESAIGQFSSQGPVNVWRALPLLQGVGVGMSFASGLFSIYYNVIVSYGLFYLFASFQFPLPWAMCQSWSDEHCSDTPLVYCNTSGAFAANWTLENRTCAPSDKMRLGVQSPSEQYWDRVALQRSSSVEETGPIVWHLALCLLLCSTVTALVLIKGIKSSGKVMYFTSLFPYVALVILLIRGMTLEGARDGINFYIGAQTNLTKLMEAELWKDAAAQTTFSLGIATGGLVTLASYGKFHNNMFIDSVAICFVNYATSILAGCTIFSVLGYMSHSYQVPIGEVVKDGFGLAFIVYAEAVTKLPISSLWSILFFFMIFIVGLDTQFTNIEVVSTTIIDAFPKYKRSYISVGCSMITFLLGLPLVTKAGIYWLTLMDDFISTWPILILALMEIITFCYIYGLNRFIEDIEMMLGKKSFWFWLWWRACWFVISPCILLGILVWSLMSFEPPNYGGVELSAWAVALGWCLPALVLIWIPIIAVYKMSRAEGNLWKRLKSTCSPSEDWCPFLDIHRGERYSKERCQKKREQKAEDHEQMPMPVFSGL, encoded by the exons ATGGCCTATTTCATTATATTGGTTTTGTTCGGGATTCCTCATTACTTCCTGGAAAGCGCCATTGGTCAGTTCTCCAGTCAAGGCCCAGTCAACGTATGGAGAGCACTGCCCCTACTTCAGG GTGTCGGCGTTGGAATGAGCTTTGCAAGCGGCTTGTTCTCAATATACTACAACGTCATTGTGTCCTATGGTTTGTTCTACCTGTTCGCCTCCTTCCAGTTTCCGCTGCCGTGGGCCATGTGCCAAAGTTGGAGCGATGAACACTGCAGCGACACACCTTTAG TTTATTGCAATACAAGTGGTGCTTTCGCAGCCAACTGGACTCTGGAAAACAGAACTTGTGCTCCATCTGACAAGATGAGACTTGGCGTGCAGAGCCCCAGTGAGCAGTACTGGGA TCGAGTGGCTCTGCAAAGATCGAGTAGTGTTGAGGAGACAGGTCCAATCGTTTGGCACTTGGCTCTGTGTTTATTGCTGTGCTCCACCGTGACTGCTTTAGTCCTCATCAAAGGAATCAAGTCATCAGGAAAA GTTATGTATTTCACCTCCTTGTTCCCGTATGTGGCGCTTGTGATCCTGCTGATCAGAGGCATGACACTGGAAGGAGCCAGAGATGGAATAAATTTCTACATTGGTGCTCAAACTAACCTCACTAAATTAATGGAAGCAGAG TTGTGGAAGGACGCCGCAGCTCAGACTACGTTTTCGCTCGGGATTGCTACTGGCGGACTTGTGACTCTTGCTTCTTATGGCAAGTTCCACAACAACATGTTCATCGACTCAGTGGCCATTTGCTTCGTCAACTACG CGACAAGTATTTTAGCAGGCTGTACCATCTTTTCCGTTTTGGGTTACATGTCCCACAGCTACCAAGTTCCTATTGGAGAAGTGGTGAAAGATG GATTCGGCCTGGCATTCATTGTCTACGCAGAAGCTGTGACCAAGCTTCCCATTTCCAGTCTTTGGTCAATCCTCTTCTTTTTCATGATATTCATTGTTGGCCTTGACACTCAGTTCACAAATATTG AGGTGGTCTCCACCACCATCATTGATGCCTTCCCTAAATATAAACGGTCCTATATAAGTGTTGGCTGTTCCATGATCACCTTCTTATTAGGCCTGCCGTTAGTCACCAAG GCAGGAATATACTGGTTGACGCTAATGGATGACTTCATTTCCACCTGGCCAATTTTGATTTTGGCTCTGATGGAGATCATCACTTTCTGCTACATATATG gtTTGAACCGATTCATTGAGGACATTGAGATGATGCTCGGGAAAAAGAGTTTCTGGTTCTGGCTGTGGTGGAGAGCATGTTGGTTCGTTATCAGCCCATGCATCCTGTTG GGCATCCTGGTGTGGTCTCTGATGTCGTTTGAGCCCCCCAACTATGGAGGAGTAGAACTCTCAGCTTGGGCAGTGGCTTTGGGTTGGTGCCTCCCTGCTCTCGTACTCATATGGATTCCCATCATTGCTGTTTATAAGATGAGCAGAGCCGAAGGAAACCTTTGGAAG CGCCTGAAGTCAACGTGCTCCCCATCGGAAGACTGGTGCCCTTTCCTGGACATCCATCGAGGAGAGCGCTACTCAAAGGAGCGCtgccaaaagaaaagagaacaaaaagcaGAAGATCACGAACAAATGCCGATGCCAGTGTTCAGTGGTTTGTGA
- the fmoda gene encoding fibromodulin a isoform X2, translating to MRAVIILLSALLPLCPSHEQDPFAWLYSRRSAIQTDKAGGECPPECDCPPTFSIAMYCDARGLTVMPDVPSRMKYLYLQNNAISAISDSALVNATNLVWLMMHHNRLTSDGISEKAFSRLERLERFYLQHNNLTSIPRNLPRTLRDLRINHNHIDKVTPSDLEGMDNLTILHLHDNAITDMGASLKSLTSLTLLDVSGNKLSKVPEALPERLHQLYLDSNSIASLPEGFLAALTQLQYLRMAHNQLTDKGLPSNIFNATGLVELDLSFNHLERIPLVSSALQHLYLQANRIKEFTLGSFCRIVDVTNFSKLQTLRLDGNELSQQDIPSNSSLCLRLASSVDV from the exons ATGCGTGCGGTGATCATCCTCTTGTCTGCCCTGCTTCCACTCTGTCCCTCCCATGAACAAGATCCTTTCGCCTGGCTGTACAGCCGCCGGAGCGCCATCCAAACGGACAAGGCGGGAGGTGAGTGCCCCCCTGAGTGCGACTGTCCTCCGACCTTTTCCATCGCCATGTATTGTGATGCACGGGGCCTGACCGTCATGCCCGACGTCCCCTCCCGGATGAAGTACTTGTACCTCCAAAACAACGCCATCTCAGCCATATCCGACTCAGCTCTGGTCAACGCGACCAATCTGGTGTGGCTTATGATGCACCACAACCGGCTCACGTCGGATGGCATCAGCGAGAAG gcctttTCCCGGTTGGAACGACTGGAGCGTTTTTATTTACAACACAACAATTTGACCAGCATCCCTCGTAACCTCCCTCGCACCCTTCGGGACCTGAGGATCAACCACAACCACATTGATAAG GTAACACCTTCAGACCTAGAGGGAATGGATAACCTCACCATCCTGCATCTCCATGACAACGCGATCACCGACATGGGTGCATCACTCAAGTCCCTGACATCCCTCACGCTGTTGGACGTCAGCGGCAACAAGTTGTCAAAG GTGCCAGAGGCTCTCCCCGAACGATTGCACCAACTCTACTTGGACTCCAACTCCATCGCTTCTCTGCCCGAGGGCTTCTTGGCCGCTTTGACACAGCTGCAGTATCTTCGGATGGCCCACAACCAGCTCACAGACAAGGGCCTGCCGTCCAACATCTTTAATGCGACAGGCCTGGTGGAGCTGGACCTGAGCTTCAACCACCTGGAGAGAATCCCTCTGGTCAGCTCTGCTCTGCAGCATCTCTACCTCCAAGCCAATCGcatcaaag AGTTTACATTGGGGAGTTTCTGCCGCATTGTAGACGTCACCAACTTCTCCAAGTTGCAAACTCTACGTCTGGATGGGAATGAGCTGAGTCAGCAGGACATCCCATCGAATTCGTCACTCTGCCTCCGCTTGGCCTCCAGCGTTGACGTTTAA
- the fmoda gene encoding fibromodulin a isoform X1 yields MSGILPPDKNQRLRRNFCASAAMRAVIILLSALLPLCPSHEQDPFAWLYSRRSAIQTDKAGGECPPECDCPPTFSIAMYCDARGLTVMPDVPSRMKYLYLQNNAISAISDSALVNATNLVWLMMHHNRLTSDGISEKAFSRLERLERFYLQHNNLTSIPRNLPRTLRDLRINHNHIDKVTPSDLEGMDNLTILHLHDNAITDMGASLKSLTSLTLLDVSGNKLSKVPEALPERLHQLYLDSNSIASLPEGFLAALTQLQYLRMAHNQLTDKGLPSNIFNATGLVELDLSFNHLERIPLVSSALQHLYLQANRIKEFTLGSFCRIVDVTNFSKLQTLRLDGNELSQQDIPSNSSLCLRLASSVDV; encoded by the exons GTTAAGGAGGAATTTTTGCGCGAGTGCCGCCATGCGTGCGGTGATCATCCTCTTGTCTGCCCTGCTTCCACTCTGTCCCTCCCATGAACAAGATCCTTTCGCCTGGCTGTACAGCCGCCGGAGCGCCATCCAAACGGACAAGGCGGGAGGTGAGTGCCCCCCTGAGTGCGACTGTCCTCCGACCTTTTCCATCGCCATGTATTGTGATGCACGGGGCCTGACCGTCATGCCCGACGTCCCCTCCCGGATGAAGTACTTGTACCTCCAAAACAACGCCATCTCAGCCATATCCGACTCAGCTCTGGTCAACGCGACCAATCTGGTGTGGCTTATGATGCACCACAACCGGCTCACGTCGGATGGCATCAGCGAGAAG gcctttTCCCGGTTGGAACGACTGGAGCGTTTTTATTTACAACACAACAATTTGACCAGCATCCCTCGTAACCTCCCTCGCACCCTTCGGGACCTGAGGATCAACCACAACCACATTGATAAG GTAACACCTTCAGACCTAGAGGGAATGGATAACCTCACCATCCTGCATCTCCATGACAACGCGATCACCGACATGGGTGCATCACTCAAGTCCCTGACATCCCTCACGCTGTTGGACGTCAGCGGCAACAAGTTGTCAAAG GTGCCAGAGGCTCTCCCCGAACGATTGCACCAACTCTACTTGGACTCCAACTCCATCGCTTCTCTGCCCGAGGGCTTCTTGGCCGCTTTGACACAGCTGCAGTATCTTCGGATGGCCCACAACCAGCTCACAGACAAGGGCCTGCCGTCCAACATCTTTAATGCGACAGGCCTGGTGGAGCTGGACCTGAGCTTCAACCACCTGGAGAGAATCCCTCTGGTCAGCTCTGCTCTGCAGCATCTCTACCTCCAAGCCAATCGcatcaaag AGTTTACATTGGGGAGTTTCTGCCGCATTGTAGACGTCACCAACTTCTCCAAGTTGCAAACTCTACGTCTGGATGGGAATGAGCTGAGTCAGCAGGACATCCCATCGAATTCGTCACTCTGCCTCCGCTTGGCCTCCAGCGTTGACGTTTAA